Proteins encoded together in one Triticum dicoccoides isolate Atlit2015 ecotype Zavitan chromosome 7B, WEW_v2.0, whole genome shotgun sequence window:
- the LOC119340485 gene encoding phosphoinositide phosphatase SAC3-like, producing MAQAGAEADASCLESFELYETDSKFYILGTNTDKTLWRLLKIDRMEPSELNIDEDSTMYSHSEYLDLRKTLDEDHRSTGGLNFVTNCCGIIGFIKFLGPYYMLIITEQRKIGAIFGHAVYQITKTAMIELSNSKMKPTLLNSNDENRYKKLLQTIDLRKDFFFSHSYNIMRSLQKNFNDPQKGWDLYDTMFVWNEFLTRGVRNILESTCWTVALVYGFFKQDKIKISGKDTMLTLIARRSRHYAGTRYLRRGVNEEGRVANDVETEQLVFDDTLGPKQISSVVQNRGSIPLFWSQETSKLIIKPDIILHEKDNNYEATRLHFENLRRRYGDPIIILNLIKTRERRPRESTLRQEFDKAIKIINNGLPVENHLRFLHWDLNKSTRSKNANALQVLMKVAFEALNLTEFFYCQVSSAQTPGSSLNLHAPLNGCGFRGCDDKNDGGNTDCIDNNGDISQEDTCGSSDTSTSGIAEDVATNNGSTTIKPPKLQKGVLRTNCIDCLDRTNVAQFAYGLASLGHQFHALGSVESPELDLDSPLAHHLMHFYERMGDTLALQYGGSAAHNKIFSAKRGHLKFAIQSQEFFRTLQRYYSNAYMDAYKQAAINLFLGYHRPQQEKFAPWESESVAGENVLDDKTSQLIKRARSDGSILRKSNTSMSSNGPNGISTPGFDDFKNELQPPNCRSGSVHDAVSKLRYTPTVPHTKYTSCELDYGNFSGDSNFLDLDWLSASDNGSLSRSRAASTPNVNDNGARGVTPGITEGHLAEIHAQGLSHNFLQWVDEGEAFWY from the exons ATGGCGCAAGCGGGGGCGGAGGCGGACGCGAGCTGCCTCGAGAGCTTCGAGCTGTACGAGACCGACTCG AAATTTTATATTCTCGGAACTAACACTGACAAAACATTATGGAGATTACTCAAGATTGATAGAATGGAGCCATCAGAGCTCAACATAGATGAGGATTCTACCATGTACTCACACAGTGAATATCTTGATCTACGAAAAACTCTAGATGAAGACCATAGGTCAACTGGTGGACTCAATTTTGTTACAAATTGTTGTGGAATCATTG GTTTCATTAAGTTCCTTGGGCCTTATTACATGTTAATTATCACCGAGCAGAGAAAAATTGGTGCTATATTTGGCCATGCAGTTTACCAAATTACCAAGACTGCGATGATCGAGTTATCTAATTCCAAAATGAAGCCAACACTTCTAAATTCCAACGATGAGAACAG GTACAAGAAGCTCTTGCAGACAATAGATCTTAGGAAAGACTTCTTTTTCAGCCACTCGTACAATATCATGAGAAGTCTCCAGAAGAATTTTAATGATCCACAGAAAGGATGGGACCTATATGACACAATGTTTGTATGGAATGAATTTCTAACACGAGGGGTTCGTAACATTCTGGAAAGTACCTGCTGGACTGTTGCGTTAGTCTATGGTTTCTTTAAACAG GATAAAATCAAAATATCTGGGAAGGACACTATGTTGACTCTCATTGCTAGACGATCGAGGCATTATGCTGGAACCAG GTATTTAAGGAGAGGTGTGAATGAGGAGGGCAGAGTAGCAAATGATGTCGAGACTGAGCAACTTGTTTTTGATGATACACTTGGACCTAAGCAAATAAGCTCTGTTGTGCAGAACAGGGGTTCTATTCCTCTATTCTGGTCCCAAGAGACATCAAAGCTTATTATTAAGCCTGATATCATAT TGCATGAGAAGGACAATAATTATGAAGCAACCAGGCTTCATTTTGAAAATCTTAGGAGGAGATATGGAGATCCCATCATCATCTTAAACTTGATTAAG ACACGCGAGAGGAGACCGCGGGAATCCACACTTCGTCAAGAATTTGACAAAGCAATAAAGATTATAAATAATGGTCTACCAGTCGAAAATCATTTGAGGTTTTTACATTGGGATCTTAATAAAAGCACTCGAAG CAAAAATGCAAATGCCCTCCAAGTACTTATGAAAGTGGCATTCGAAGCTTTGAACTTGACAGAATTCTTTTATTGTCAAGTTTCCTCAGCTCAAACACCCGGGAGCTCCCTTAATTTACATGCTCCATT GAATGGTTGTGGTTTTCGTGGATGTGATGACAAAAATGACGGTGGCAACACAGACTGTATCGATAATAATGGTGACATATCCCAAGAAGATACATGTGGTAGTTCTGATACCTCCACTAGTGGAATTGCAGAAGATGTAGCCACTAACAATGGATCTACAACAATAAAGCCCCCCAAATTACAAAAGGGTGTATTGCGCACGAACTGTATAGATTGTTTGGACCGCACAAATGTTGCCCAGTTTGCCTATGGTTTAGCTTCTCTTGGACACCAGTTTCATGCACTTGGTTCTGTAGAATCTCCAGAGCTTGATTTAGACTCCCCCTTGGCCCACCATTTGATGCACTTTTATGAGCGGATGGGTGACACACTTGCTTTGCAGTATGGTGGTTCGGCTGCACACAACAAG ATATTCTCTGCAAAGAGAGGGCACCTTAAGTTTGCTATTCAGTCTCAAGAGTTCTTCAGGACACTACAGCGATACTACAGTAATGCATATATGGATGCTTACAAACAGGCAGCAATAAATTT ATTCTTGGGTTACCACCGACCGCAGCAGGAAAAATTTGCACCTTGGGAATCAGAGTCTGTTGCTGGGGAGAACGTCCTTGATGACAAAACAAG TCAACTGATAAAAAGGGCAAGATCAGATGGCAGCATTCTTCGTAAAAGCAACACTTCTATGTCCAGCAATGGCCCAAATGGAATTTCAACACCAGGATTTGATGATTTCAAAAATGAGCTACAACCTCCTAACTGCCGGTCTGGTTCGGTGCATGATGCTGTGTCAAAATTAAG GTATACTCCAACAGTGCCTCATACTAAGTATACCAGTTGCGAGCTTGACTATGGCAACTTTTCTGGGGATTCAAATTTCCTTGATCTTGACTGGCTTTCAGCTTCAGACAATGGAAG TTTGAGCAGATCAAGAGCCGCAAGTACTCCTAATGTGAATGATAATGGTGCACGTGGTGTAACCCCTGGGATAACG GAAGGTCACCTGGCAGAGATACACGCTCAAGGGTTATCTCACAATTTCCTGCAATGGGTTGATGAGGGAGAGGCTTTTTGGTACTGA